The proteins below are encoded in one region of Fibrella aestuarina BUZ 2:
- the pgl gene encoding 6-phosphogluconolactonase, with translation MTINLVNDPTELAQRAAEWITERIEQTLATRPRFTIALSGGSTPKALHLLLAQPPLRDRIDWARVHVFWGDERYVPLTDERNNARMAYDTLLDKVPIPADNIHVMRTDLQPDASMEEYAQILHRYFDGHEQTFDLVLLGMGDDGHTLSLFPGTEVVSEDVAWTKAFFLQQQDMFRLTLTAPVVNQAATVAFLVAGDNKADALHGVLKGDYQPYKYPSQRIKPITGELIWFIDEAAAKRL, from the coding sequence ATGACTATCAACCTCGTTAACGACCCGACCGAACTGGCGCAACGGGCGGCTGAATGGATAACCGAGCGCATCGAACAGACGCTGGCCACGCGCCCGCGTTTTACCATCGCGCTATCGGGTGGCAGCACGCCCAAGGCGTTGCACCTGCTGCTGGCACAACCACCCCTGCGCGACCGCATCGACTGGGCGCGGGTGCACGTCTTCTGGGGCGACGAACGCTACGTACCCCTGACCGACGAGCGCAATAATGCCCGCATGGCCTACGATACGCTGCTCGACAAGGTGCCCATCCCCGCCGACAACATCCACGTGATGCGGACCGATCTGCAACCCGACGCGTCGATGGAAGAATACGCCCAGATTCTGCATCGCTACTTCGATGGTCATGAGCAGACGTTCGATCTGGTGCTGTTGGGCATGGGCGACGACGGCCACACGCTGTCGCTGTTTCCGGGCACGGAGGTGGTGAGCGAAGACGTTGCCTGGACGAAAGCCTTTTTCCTGCAACAACAGGATATGTTCCGCCTCACGCTGACAGCCCCGGTGGTCAATCAGGCGGCGACGGTGGCGTTTCTGGTGGCGGGCGACAACAAAGCCGATGCCCTGCATGGCGTACTGAAGGGCGACTATCAGCCGTACAAATATCCATCGCAGCGTATCAAACCCATCACCGGTGAGCTGATCTGGTTTATCGACGAAGCGGCCGCCAAACGGCTGTAG
- a CDS encoding molecular chaperone DnaJ, producing the protein MSKQPLVWIESANKTVPLSKQQKRLNQLTSRITEQEEQLAELRAATEQVRQRIQGELVPLQRKQQQARADLVRLLDQLHERYAWSNAESRKLRHLITSLAYDLIQQGYGELKPIYDRYDEAGFEAVLAETDAVSMAQIRHIAEARYGLLIDPAQSFATPDELLAHVQGLLRERALAEQQRQQEAADRRAQEPKTEKQQAREARAIKVTKAVRALYLDLVKAFHPDRELEPAEKERKTAIMQRVTEAYEKSDLMGLFRLQLEFDRIDQKQLAALADSQLQHYNKILTQQVEELDGQLATLTNELKAMLGSSAPGPIAVRSLDYVISGEIKAAKADTKSLRALVKALADPAQLKVWLSAYPNP; encoded by the coding sequence ATGAGCAAGCAGCCGCTGGTCTGGATTGAGTCAGCCAATAAAACGGTGCCGCTGTCGAAACAGCAAAAACGGCTCAACCAACTGACGAGCCGGATTACGGAGCAGGAGGAGCAACTGGCTGAACTGCGGGCGGCGACCGAGCAGGTGAGGCAACGGATTCAGGGCGAACTGGTGCCTTTGCAGCGAAAGCAGCAACAGGCGCGCGCCGATCTGGTGCGGCTGCTCGATCAACTACACGAACGATACGCGTGGAGCAACGCCGAAAGCCGCAAACTGCGCCACCTGATCACCAGCCTCGCCTACGACCTGATTCAGCAGGGCTATGGGGAGCTAAAGCCGATCTATGACCGCTACGACGAAGCCGGTTTCGAAGCGGTGTTGGCTGAAACCGACGCCGTCAGCATGGCGCAGATCCGTCACATTGCCGAAGCCCGATATGGGTTGCTGATCGACCCGGCGCAGTCGTTTGCGACGCCCGACGAGCTGCTGGCGCATGTGCAGGGCCTGCTTCGCGAACGGGCGCTGGCCGAACAGCAGCGGCAGCAGGAAGCCGCCGACCGCCGGGCGCAGGAGCCCAAAACGGAAAAGCAACAGGCTCGCGAGGCCCGGGCGATTAAGGTGACGAAAGCCGTACGGGCGCTTTACCTCGATCTGGTGAAGGCTTTCCACCCCGACCGGGAGTTGGAACCCGCCGAAAAAGAACGCAAAACGGCGATTATGCAACGCGTGACGGAGGCCTACGAGAAAAGCGACCTGATGGGCCTATTCCGGTTGCAACTGGAATTTGACCGCATTGACCAGAAACAACTCGCCGCGCTGGCCGATAGTCAGTTGCAGCATTACAACAAAATCCTGACGCAGCAGGTCGAGGAACTGGACGGACAACTGGCCACCCTGACCAACGAGCTCAAGGCGATGCTTGGTAGCTCGGCACCGGGGCCGATCGCGGTGCGCAGTCTGGACTATGTGATCAGCGGCGAAATCAAGGCGGCAAAGGCGGATACCAAGTCACTCAGAGCGCTTGTGAAGGCGCTGGCCGATCCCGCCCAACTGAAAGTCTGGCTGTCGGCCTACCCGAATCCGTAG
- the zwf gene encoding glucose-6-phosphate dehydrogenase, protein MTTSSTTQRPPATIVFIFGGSGDLNYRKLTPALYNLFLDNYLPEQFEVVGIGRTQYTDDSFRERLLEGIQEFSRRKNGPEDSWKTFSPHIRYLKLDGGDASAYHLIGDLVSEREAEWNTHANIIFYMSVAPQLVPDIANNLSQLSFCGDKSRVRIVVEKPFGHDLQSARELNALLLTHFAEEQIYRIDHYLGKETVQNLLALRFANTLFEPIWNHNYVEYVQLTAAETVGLEGRGGYYEGSGALRDMIQNHLLQLLCMVAMEPPTSFEADEIRNKKVDVLRAMRRVAPDQVDQVAVRAQYGAGKKGDKESPAYREEEGVNPESMTETFAAVTFFCDNWRWEGTPFYVRTGKHLAEKSSVITVQFRPAPHYAFPNEATKTWQHNCLIISIQPDMNIRLRFQAKRPGQQLALDPVEMEFNYNTAFTEQQPEAYETLLLDVMAGDATLFMRADQVDEAWQIVMPILDHWASQTDPASMPTYAPGSWGPAEADKLIAQQGFSWNNE, encoded by the coding sequence ATGACAACCTCTTCGACTACACAGCGTCCGCCTGCGACGATTGTCTTTATTTTCGGTGGTAGCGGCGATCTGAATTACCGCAAACTGACCCCGGCGCTCTATAACCTCTTTCTGGACAACTACTTACCGGAGCAGTTCGAGGTGGTCGGCATCGGACGTACCCAATACACCGATGACTCGTTCCGGGAGCGGCTGCTGGAAGGGATTCAGGAGTTTTCGCGCCGGAAAAATGGCCCGGAAGACAGTTGGAAAACCTTTTCGCCGCACATCCGCTACCTGAAGCTGGACGGCGGCGATGCCAGCGCATACCACCTCATCGGCGATCTGGTGAGCGAGCGCGAAGCCGAGTGGAACACCCACGCTAACATTATTTTCTACATGTCGGTCGCGCCGCAACTTGTGCCCGACATTGCCAATAACCTGAGCCAGCTGTCGTTCTGCGGGGATAAATCGCGGGTGCGCATTGTAGTTGAAAAGCCGTTTGGGCATGACCTGCAAAGCGCCCGTGAGCTGAACGCGCTGCTGCTGACTCACTTTGCCGAAGAGCAGATTTACCGCATCGACCACTACCTGGGCAAAGAAACGGTGCAGAACCTGCTGGCGCTGCGGTTTGCCAACACGCTGTTTGAGCCGATCTGGAACCACAATTACGTCGAATACGTGCAACTGACCGCCGCCGAAACGGTTGGCCTGGAAGGGCGCGGCGGCTACTACGAAGGTTCGGGGGCGCTGCGCGACATGATCCAGAATCACCTACTGCAACTGCTCTGCATGGTGGCGATGGAACCACCCACCTCGTTTGAGGCCGATGAAATCCGCAACAAGAAAGTCGACGTGCTCCGGGCTATGCGTCGCGTGGCCCCCGATCAGGTCGATCAGGTGGCGGTGCGGGCACAGTACGGAGCCGGTAAAAAAGGCGACAAAGAAAGCCCGGCCTACCGCGAGGAAGAAGGTGTGAACCCCGAATCGATGACCGAAACCTTTGCCGCCGTGACGTTCTTCTGCGACAACTGGCGGTGGGAGGGAACCCCCTTCTACGTCAGAACGGGTAAGCACCTGGCTGAAAAATCGTCGGTCATCACGGTACAGTTCCGGCCCGCGCCGCACTATGCGTTTCCCAACGAAGCTACCAAAACGTGGCAGCACAATTGCCTGATCATCAGCATTCAGCCCGACATGAACATCCGGCTGCGCTTCCAGGCCAAACGCCCCGGTCAGCAACTGGCCCTCGACCCGGTCGAGATGGAGTTCAACTACAACACGGCTTTTACCGAACAGCAGCCCGAAGCCTACGAAACGCTGCTGCTCGACGTGATGGCGGGCGATGCGACTCTGTTCATGCGGGCCGATCAGGTCGACGAGGCGTGGCAGATTGTGATGCCGATTCTCGACCATTGGGCGTCGCAAACCGACCCGGCGTCGATGCCGACCTACGCGCCGGGCTCGTGGGGGCCCGCCGAAGCCGACAAACTCATCGCCCAGCAGGGGTTTAGCTGGAATAATGAATAA
- a CDS encoding cation:dicarboxylate symporter family transporter: MTKLFSNLTFWVLTAITLGILLGHFRPDLALLPVLDKPLKARFLGQELSVGVTISEFLSGIFISTVKLFINPIIFLTITLGIVSMGDLKKVGTVGAKALLYFEVVTTMALLIGVLVANIIRPGEGVVTSALKGGDISKYTKTATAFSWWQFFLDNVTLQVLLGAILAGILLSQYAGRDRIVAGLNQASKIIFKGLHLVMRLAPIGAFGGMAYTIGKYGLGTLLPLAKLMATVYTTMAVFIFVVLGGILYTCRVPLLGYLRYIREELLIVLGTSSSEAGLPSLMEKLERMGCAKSVVGLVVPAGYSFNLDGTTIYLSMATIFLAQVFNVHLDWSQLLTIVGILMVTSKGAAGVTGSGFVVLASTLTAINVIPVEGLALLLGVDRFMSEARSITNFIGNGVATIWLANNEKAFDRTAMQRAFGEKENALTTGTEPT, from the coding sequence ATGACCAAACTGTTTTCCAACCTTACGTTCTGGGTGCTGACGGCCATCACCCTCGGCATTTTACTGGGCCACTTCCGGCCCGATCTGGCCCTGCTACCCGTACTCGACAAACCGCTCAAAGCTCGCTTTCTCGGGCAGGAACTGAGTGTTGGCGTTACCATCAGCGAGTTTCTGAGCGGTATTTTCATCAGTACGGTCAAGCTGTTCATCAACCCCATCATCTTCCTGACCATCACGCTCGGCATCGTCAGCATGGGTGATCTGAAAAAAGTGGGCACGGTGGGGGCGAAGGCGTTGCTTTACTTTGAAGTCGTCACGACGATGGCACTGCTGATTGGCGTGCTGGTGGCCAATATTATCCGGCCGGGTGAGGGCGTTGTGACATCGGCCTTGAAAGGGGGCGATATTTCCAAATACACTAAAACCGCGACGGCGTTTAGCTGGTGGCAATTTTTTCTCGACAACGTGACGTTGCAGGTGCTGCTGGGGGCAATCCTGGCGGGTATTCTGCTGAGTCAGTATGCCGGGCGTGACCGGATCGTCGCGGGGCTGAATCAGGCGTCTAAAATTATCTTCAAGGGGCTGCACCTGGTGATGCGGCTGGCGCCCATCGGGGCGTTTGGCGGGATGGCCTACACCATCGGCAAATACGGGCTGGGTACGTTGCTGCCCTTGGCGAAACTCATGGCAACGGTATACACCACGATGGCGGTCTTCATCTTTGTGGTACTGGGTGGCATTCTGTACACGTGCCGGGTGCCGCTGCTGGGCTACCTGCGCTACATCCGCGAAGAGCTGCTGATCGTGCTGGGTACGTCGTCGTCGGAGGCGGGCTTGCCCTCGCTCATGGAAAAGCTCGAACGGATGGGCTGCGCCAAATCGGTGGTGGGGCTGGTGGTGCCCGCGGGCTACTCGTTCAACCTCGATGGCACCACAATCTACCTGTCGATGGCCACGATCTTTTTGGCGCAGGTCTTCAATGTCCACCTCGACTGGAGCCAGCTACTCACCATTGTGGGGATTCTGATGGTCACCTCCAAAGGCGCGGCGGGCGTAACGGGCAGCGGCTTCGTGGTGCTGGCGAGCACGCTCACGGCCATCAACGTGATTCCGGTGGAAGGGCTGGCCCTGCTGCTGGGCGTCGACCGGTTTATGTCGGAAGCGCGCAGTATCACCAACTTTATCGGCAACGGCGTCGCCACGATCTGGCTAGCCAACAACGAAAAAGCCTTTGACCGCACGGCCATGCAGCGGGCGTTCGGCGAAAAGGAAAATGCGCTAACCACCGGGACAGAGCCAACGTAG
- a CDS encoding OmpA family protein, whose product MRLFGVLGMGLLLAFGATAQTVEYSTPKPRVDDVNDLDVVISRVDLTAQYTIIYMRFRDGSDEKPSRSPLKIPGIPYPIPDRVGSGDGGHTITFVPTARLYANGGARTFKFIRAENIPTDKRRDVRPGETVDFVAYFERLDPGIETFDLFECSDRNRPGEICFNFWGVHITNPSKRTQPPRPRTQPPAQTPAPTRPRPAPPAPEPAQTPLPPNPTLAVKGTVRDAKTGKPVAAMLTYRMLSGAESNGDEPADSTRAKAADGTYRFPGDPLTVWEVSATAKGYFGKRDTVAIARTEKTANFDLVPIAVGTKVTLKNIYFAQSKYELQAESFPELDKLVEVMKLNPAMQIKLEGHTDIIGDFDANLELSRNRVFAVKRYLMSKGIAEARVEAVGYGHSRPINSTRGTPHPENRRVEMVITKA is encoded by the coding sequence ATGCGCCTTTTTGGGGTATTGGGTATGGGGCTACTGCTGGCCTTTGGTGCCACAGCCCAAACGGTAGAGTACTCGACGCCGAAGCCCCGCGTCGATGACGTAAATGACCTCGACGTGGTCATCAGCCGGGTTGATTTGACGGCACAATACACCATCATTTACATGCGGTTCCGTGATGGTTCCGATGAGAAACCGTCACGCTCGCCCCTGAAGATTCCGGGCATTCCGTATCCCATTCCTGACCGTGTTGGTTCGGGTGATGGGGGGCACACCATTACGTTTGTGCCCACAGCGCGGCTGTATGCTAACGGTGGTGCCCGGACGTTTAAATTTATTCGCGCCGAAAATATCCCGACCGATAAGCGGCGCGACGTGCGCCCGGGTGAGACGGTTGACTTTGTGGCCTATTTCGAACGGCTCGATCCGGGCATTGAAACGTTTGACCTCTTTGAGTGCTCAGATCGAAACCGACCCGGTGAAATCTGCTTTAACTTCTGGGGGGTGCACATCACCAACCCGTCCAAACGTACCCAGCCGCCGCGACCACGTACCCAGCCCCCGGCACAAACACCCGCGCCAACAAGACCGCGCCCTGCACCCCCAGCTCCCGAACCGGCTCAGACCCCGCTGCCGCCCAACCCGACGCTGGCGGTTAAAGGCACGGTGCGCGACGCCAAGACGGGTAAACCCGTAGCGGCCATGCTGACGTACCGGATGCTGTCAGGTGCTGAATCGAACGGGGATGAACCCGCCGACTCGACGCGCGCCAAAGCCGCCGACGGTACGTATCGTTTTCCCGGCGATCCGCTGACGGTTTGGGAGGTAAGCGCCACCGCCAAAGGCTACTTCGGGAAGCGCGACACCGTCGCCATCGCCCGCACCGAGAAAACGGCCAACTTCGATCTGGTGCCCATCGCCGTTGGCACGAAGGTGACGCTGAAAAACATCTATTTCGCCCAGTCGAAATACGAGCTACAGGCCGAATCGTTTCCCGAACTCGACAAGCTGGTGGAGGTGATGAAACTGAACCCGGCCATGCAGATCAAGCTGGAAGGACATACCGATATCATCGGTGATTTCGATGCTAACCTCGAACTGTCGCGCAACCGGGTTTTTGCCGTGAAGCGCTACCTGATGAGCAAAGGCATTGCCGAAGCCCGCGTGGAAGCCGTCGGCTACGGCCACTCGCGCCCCATCAACAGCACCCGTGGCACCCCCCACCCGGAGAACCGGCGCGTGGAGATGGTGATAACAAAAGCGTAG
- a CDS encoding endonuclease III domain-containing protein yields MFPLDTVLDLIEPAIAPYPKAAMFELAERGYNSLFEQLISCIISIRTLDETTIPVSLRLFEIARTPADIAALSPDELTPLLYGSSYPDQKANTMIGIAQRVMTEFSGTLPPDFDVLTSFKGVGPKCANLALGVAAGQAAISVDIHVHRVTNRWGFVQTKTPEQTLAVLEKQVPVAQWININRLLMPFGKHICTGTLPHCSTCPVLAHCAQVGVTKHR; encoded by the coding sequence ATGTTTCCCCTCGACACGGTACTGGATCTGATTGAACCGGCGATTGCGCCGTACCCCAAAGCGGCGATGTTCGAGCTGGCCGAACGGGGCTACAACAGCCTGTTTGAGCAACTGATTTCCTGCATTATCTCGATTCGGACGCTCGACGAGACGACCATTCCCGTGTCGCTGCGTTTATTTGAGATCGCCCGGACACCCGCCGACATCGCCGCCCTCTCGCCCGACGAACTGACGCCCCTGCTCTATGGCAGCAGCTACCCCGACCAGAAAGCCAACACCATGATCGGGATTGCCCAGCGGGTGATGACGGAGTTTTCAGGTACGTTGCCGCCCGACTTCGACGTGCTGACCTCGTTCAAAGGCGTGGGGCCGAAGTGCGCTAATCTGGCGTTGGGCGTGGCGGCGGGGCAGGCGGCCATCAGCGTGGATATTCACGTGCACCGGGTCACCAATCGGTGGGGGTTCGTTCAGACCAAAACACCCGAGCAAACACTGGCGGTGTTGGAAAAGCAGGTACCCGTAGCGCAATGGATCAACATCAACCGGCTGCTGATGCCCTTCGGTAAACACATTTGCACCGGTACGCTGCCGCACTGCTCCACCTGCCCCGTGCTGGCCCATTGCGCGCAGGTCGGCGTAACCAAACACCGGTAA
- a CDS encoding threonine ammonia-lyase, which produces MLTLQTLRDAHDRIRPYIHRTPALTCQTIDQMAGARLVFKCENFQKIGAFKARGGMNAALQLTEAERAYGVTTHSSGNHAQALAYAARQLQIPAYIVMPRTAPQVKKNAVRGYGATVIECEPTLQAREEGVRDVMLRTRAALIHPFDDDRVIAGQSTATIELLADNPTGLPFDAVLAPVGGGGLLSGTALAVHYLAPNTRVVGCEPEGAADAVLSFRSGRVEKAPYIDTIADGLMTNLSERTLAIIRQYVSDIRLVNDDEIRAAQRLVWERMKLIIEPSCAVPLAVVLRYKADFADQTVGIILTGGNVDLTKQFAS; this is translated from the coding sequence ATGTTGACCCTGCAAACGCTGCGCGACGCTCACGATCGCATTCGCCCGTACATCCACCGCACCCCCGCTCTGACCTGCCAGACTATCGACCAGATGGCTGGGGCACGGCTGGTTTTCAAGTGCGAAAATTTCCAGAAGATCGGGGCCTTCAAGGCACGCGGGGGGATGAATGCCGCCCTGCAACTCACCGAAGCCGAGCGCGCTTATGGCGTCACCACCCACTCATCGGGCAACCACGCGCAGGCGCTGGCTTATGCCGCCCGGCAGTTGCAGATACCCGCCTACATTGTGATGCCCCGCACGGCCCCGCAGGTGAAAAAAAACGCTGTGCGTGGCTACGGCGCCACCGTGATCGAGTGCGAACCCACCTTGCAGGCGCGGGAAGAGGGCGTTCGGGATGTGATGCTGCGGACCCGGGCGGCACTGATTCATCCGTTCGACGACGACCGTGTGATTGCCGGCCAAAGCACGGCCACCATCGAACTCCTCGCCGACAACCCGACCGGGCTACCTTTCGATGCCGTGCTGGCCCCCGTGGGCGGCGGCGGGCTGCTCAGTGGCACAGCCCTCGCTGTACACTATCTGGCCCCCAATACGCGCGTGGTGGGCTGTGAACCCGAAGGGGCCGCCGACGCCGTACTGTCGTTCAGGAGCGGGCGGGTAGAAAAAGCACCCTACATCGATACCATCGCCGATGGGCTGATGACGAACCTTAGCGAACGGACGCTGGCCATTATCCGCCAGTATGTGAGCGACATCCGGCTGGTTAACGACGACGAAATCCGGGCGGCGCAACGGCTGGTCTGGGAGCGGATGAAACTCATCATCGAGCCATCCTGCGCCGTGCCGCTGGCCGTGGTGCTGCGTTACAAAGCCGACTTCGCCGATCAGACGGTTGGCATCATTCTGACGGGTGGCAACGTGGACCTTACGAAGCAGTTTGCTTCCTAG
- a CDS encoding DedA family protein yields MDVLLSYPLLLNTNWIEWGGTTLIAALVFIETGFLLGLVVPGGETLLFTAGLLTGIQTLHVSVVGLIALLTGAAIAGDLTGYLIGRRLGNRLHQLPDTFFFKRRYLEQSDAFYSKHPRRALLIGRFLPIIRTFNPLLAASSGLPLPRFLVLTSISCLAYVSALVLAGYVLGQRFPELGQYVQYIFLGVVVLVLGTLLFQRFRSND; encoded by the coding sequence ATGGACGTTTTGCTTAGCTATCCGCTGCTGCTCAACACCAACTGGATTGAGTGGGGCGGCACCACGCTCATTGCCGCGCTGGTGTTTATCGAAACGGGTTTTCTGTTGGGGCTGGTCGTGCCCGGTGGCGAAACGCTGCTGTTTACGGCGGGCTTGCTTACGGGCATTCAGACGCTGCATGTATCGGTAGTGGGGTTGATTGCCCTGCTTACCGGCGCGGCCATTGCCGGCGACCTCACCGGCTACCTGATTGGCCGTCGGCTGGGGAACCGGCTGCACCAACTGCCCGACACCTTTTTCTTCAAACGGCGCTACCTGGAACAGTCAGACGCCTTCTATAGCAAACACCCCCGGCGCGCTCTGCTGATTGGCCGTTTCCTGCCCATTATCCGCACGTTTAACCCCTTGCTGGCGGCCAGTAGCGGCTTGCCCCTCCCCCGCTTTTTAGTGCTGACGTCGATCAGTTGCCTCGCCTACGTATCAGCGCTGGTACTGGCTGGGTACGTGCTGGGGCAGCGGTTTCCGGAGCTGGGACAATACGTCCAATATATCTTTCTGGGCGTGGTTGTATTGGTGCTGGGTACGTTGTTATTCCAGCGATTCCGTTCTAATGACTGA